In one window of Clarias gariepinus isolate MV-2021 ecotype Netherlands chromosome 10, CGAR_prim_01v2, whole genome shotgun sequence DNA:
- the qdpra gene encoding quinoid dihydropteridine reductase a — MAAVSAHRVLIYGGRGALGSTCVRHFKSHGWWVASIDIAANEEANANVLAKICESFCEHAEQVTSDVARLLGDQKVDAIVCVAGGWAGGNCASKDVFKNSDLMWKQSVWTSTISTYLASQHLKPGGLLTLTGAKAALSGTPGMVGYGMAKAAVHQLCESLAGKNSGLPAGAVAVAILPVTLDTPMNRKFMPDADFSSWTPMEYIAELFYSWATGSARPASGSLIQLVTSGGKTEATPVQ; from the exons ATGGCGGCTGTCTCCGCTCACCGAGTCCTGATATACGGAGGGAGAGGAGCGCTCGGCTCCACCTGCGTCCGCCACTTCAAATCCCACGGCTGG TGGGTGGCCAGTATTGACATTGCGGCAAACGAAGAAGCCAATGCTAATGTGCTCGCGAAGATCTGCGAAAGTTTCTGTGAGCATGCGGAGCAG GTGACATCAGATGTGGCTCGGCTGCTGGGAGACCAGAAAGTGGACGCCATCGTGTGTGTGGCTGGAGGATGGGCCGGGGGAAACTGTGCCTCCAAAG ACGTGTTTAAGAACAGCGATTTGATGTGGAAACAGAGCGTCTGGACGTCCACCATCTCCACCTATCTAGCCTCTCAGCACCTCAAGCCTGGAGGTTTGCTCACGCTGACCGGAGCCAAGGCTGCTCTCAGCGGAACTCCAG GTATGGTGGGTTATGGCATGGCGAAGGCAGCAGTGCATCAGCTGTGTGAAAGTCTGGCTGGAAAGAACAGCGGGCTTCCTGCAGGCGCCGTAGCCGTGGCCATCCTCCC GGTTACCTTGGATACGCCGATGAACAGGAAATTCATGCCAGACGCAGACTTCAGCAGCTGGACGCCAATGGAATACATCGCAGA ATTGTTCTACAGCTGGGCCACTGGGTCAGCGCGGCCAGCCTCAGGCAGTCTGATCCAGCTGGTGACGTCAGGAGGAAAGACAGAGGCCACGCCGGTCCAGTAA